The following coding sequences are from one Salvia hispanica cultivar TCC Black 2014 chromosome 3, UniMelb_Shisp_WGS_1.0, whole genome shotgun sequence window:
- the LOC125212239 gene encoding 3-ketoacyl-CoA synthase 10-like, with protein MNMAREQDLLSTEIVNRGIESTGPDAGSMTFSVRVRRRLPEFVNSVNLKYVRLGYHYLINHGVYLATVPALVLVFGAEVGSLSREEMWRRVWDSTAGYDLATVVAFVALFVFTVSVYFLSLPRSIYLVDFACYRPNDDYKVTKDEFIELARKSGKFDEASLEFQKRILNSSGLGDETYVPKSIGSPENTATMKEGRAEASTVIFGALDELFEKTRLRPKDVGVLVLNCSLFNPTPSLSAMIINHYKMRGNILSFNLGGMGCSAGLIALDLARDMLQANPNNYAVVVSTEMVGFNWYPGKDRSMLIPNCYFRMGCSALLLSNRRRDYRRAKYTLEHIVRTHKGADDRSFRSVYQEEDSEKHKGLKVSKDLVEVGGDAIKTNITTLGPLVLPFSEQLLFLLTLVWKTVLGNEGGQPYIPDYKLAFEHFCVHAASKTVLDELQRNLKLSDKNLEASRATLHRFGNTSSSSIWYELAYLEAKEQVRRGDRVWQLSFGSGFKCNSVVWKSLRRSRRPESGPWLDCIDRYPLQGNGDF; from the exons ATGAATATGGCGAGGGAGCAAGACTTGCTGTCGACGGAAATCGTGAACCGCGGCATCGAGTCGACGGGGCCGGATGCCGGGTCGATGACGTTCTCGGTGAGGGTGCGGCGGAGGCTGCCGGAGTTTGTGAATTCGGTGAACCTCAAGTATGTGAGGCTGGGGTATCACTACTTGATCAATCATGGGGTGTATTTGGCCACGGTGCCGGCGCTGGTGCTGGTGTTTGGGGCGGAGGTGGGGAGCCTCAGCAGGGAGGAGATGTGGCGGAGGGTCTGGGACAGCACGGCCGGGTATGATCTCGCCACCGTTGTGGCTTTCGTGGCGCTGTTTGTGTTCACGGTGTCGGTTTACTTCCTCTCGCTGCCGCGTTCCATTTATCTTGTTGATTTTGCTTGCTACAGACCAAACGACGATTACAAG GTAACAAAAGATGAATTCATCGAGCTAGCTCGAAAATCGGGCAAATTCGACGAAGCAAGCCTCGAATTCCAGAAGCGGATCCTCAACTCCTCGGGCCTCGGCGACGAGACCTACGTCCCGAAATCCATCGGGTCGCCGGAGAACACGGCCACCATGAAGGAGGGGCGCGCGGAGGCGTCGACCGTGATCTTCGGCGCCCTGGACGAGCTCTTCGAGAAGACGCGCCTCCGCCCCAAGGACGTAGGCGTGCTGGTGCTCAACTGCAGCCTCTTCAACCCGACGCCGTCGCTCTCGGCCATGATCATCAACCACTACAAGATGCGCGGCAACATCCTCAGCTTCAACCTCGGCGGCATGGGCTGCAGCGCCGGCCTCATCGCCCTTGACCTCGCCCGCGACATGCTGCAGGCCAACCCCAACAACTACGCCGTCGTCGTCAGCACCGAGATGGTCGGGTTTAATTGGTACCCCGGGAAGGACCGCTCCATGCTCATCCCCAACTGCTACTTCCGCATGGGCTGCTCCGCCCTCCTCCTCTCCAACCGCCGCCGCGACTACCGCCGCGCTAAGTACACCCTCGAGCACATCGTCCGCACCCACAAGGGCGCCGACGATCGCAGCTTCAG GAGTGTATATCAAGAAGAAGACAGCGAGAAGCACAAGGGGCTAAAAGTCAGCAAAGATCTTGTAGAAGTCGGAGGCGACGCGATCAAGACGAACATCACAACGCTGGGGCCGCTAGTCCTGCCGTTTTCGGAGCAGCTCCTCTTCCTGTTGACGCTGGTGTGGAAGACGGTGCTCGGAAACGAGGGTGGCCAGCCGTACATCCCGGACTACAAGCTGGCGTTCGAGCACTTCTGCGTGCATGCAGCGAGCAAGACCGTGCTGGACGAGCTGCAGAGGAACCTGAAGCTGAGCGACAAGAATCTGGAGGCCTCGCGCGCCACTCTGCATAGGTTCGGCAACACCTCCAGCAGCAGCATATGGTACGAGCTGGCCTACCTCGAGGCCAAGGAGCAGGTCAGGAGAGGGGATCGAGTCTGGCAGCTGTCGTTTGGATCAGGTTTCAAGTGCAACAGTGTCGTCTGGAAGTCGCTGAGGAGGAGCCGGAGGCCGGAGAGTGGCCCCTGGCTCGACTGCATCGATAGGTATCCGTTGCAGGGGAATGGGGATTTTTAG
- the LOC125212241 gene encoding uncharacterized protein LOC125212241 isoform X4, with protein sequence MRGAYIRNLVKQLSSSSSSRTKESSSSSLEGDGDGNSSNGSLFGNSCDGFSDQKREKSPPPPQPHKKKVRRRLHTSRPYQERLLNMAEARREIVTALKFHRASMKKASEQQLLQQKMEVRSETPLFESSSHHFSLEHEDKLKCRRNPRVYASNSLIPDRFPGSYLDNFSHPPRFSSPYSWSVSPIPPPPLVQENFNFTLPQTLGLNLNLQGFNNLDSTFHCSTNHSLIYSSSSTSSSSPSPSATTEEIQCMEPPASVAEFEDSGLHPVMDDKEIAEIRSIGDQHQMEWDDTLNLVNSAWWFKFLKEMEITPENQSVQDFVNYPFDEVMEFPAWLNTAEHGNDFCSDNYFEDPALPCMDIEEIEGMDGDWLASA encoded by the exons ATGAGGG GTGCTTACATTCGAAATCTTGTTAAACAGTTatcatcctcttcctcttcaCGAACCAAAGAATCATCCAGTTCCAGCTTAGAGGGAGATGGAGATGGGAATTCGAGCAACGGAAGCTTGTTTGGAAATAGTTGTGATGGCTTTTCTGATCAGAAACGAGAAAAATCCCCTCCGCCGCCTCAACCACACAAAAAGAAAGTAAGGAGACGGCTGCATACCAGCAGACCTTATCAAGAAAGGCTGCTAAATATGGCTGAAGCGCGGCGAGAAATCGTCACTGCCCTTAAGTTTCATAGAGCATCTATGAAAAAAGCCAGTGAACAACAGCTGCTGCAGCAGAAAATGGAAGTAAGGTCTGAAACTCCGCTCTTTGAGTCTTCATctcatcatttttctttagaaCATGAAGACAAATTGAAGTGCAGGAGAAATCCAAGAGTTTATGCTTCAAATTCCTTAATTCCTGATAGATTCCCAGGTAGTTATCTTGATAATTTCTCCCATCCACCGAGATTTTCTTCTCCTTATTCTTGGTCCGTTTCTCCtattccaccaccaccacttgtCCAAGAGAATTTCAACTTCACACTGCCCCAAACACTTGGCCTCAATCTTAATCTTCAAGGATTTAACAACTTGGACTCCACTTTCCACTGCAGTACAAATCATTCATTAATTTACTCATCCTCATCAACCTCTTCctcttccccttccccttcaGCCACCACCGAGGAGATTCAATGCATGGAACCACCAGCTTCAGTGGCAGAGTTTGAAGATTCTGGGTTGCATCCAGTGATGGATGATAAGGAGATTGCTGAGATCAGGTCAATTGGGGACCAACACCAGATGGAATGGGATGATACTTTGAATTTGGTGAATTCAGCTTGGTGGTTCAAATTCTTGAAGGAAATGGAAATCACACCTGAGAATCAGAGCGTTCAGGATTTCGTGAACTACCCATTTGATGAAGTCATGGAGTTCCCAGCCTGGCTCAATACGGCTGAGCATGGCAATGATTTTTGCTCAGACAATTACTTTGAAGATCCTGCTTTGCCGTG catggatattgaagaaattgaagggATGGATGGTGACTGGTTAGCCTCTGCCTGA
- the LOC125212241 gene encoding uncharacterized protein LOC125212241 isoform X3, giving the protein MRGEGAYIRNLVKQLSSSSSSRTKESSSSSLEGDGDGNSSNGSLFGNSCDGFSDQKREKSPPPPQPHKKKVRRRLHTSRPYQERLLNMAEARREIVTALKFHRASMKKASEQQLLQQKMEVRSETPLFESSSHHFSLEHEDKLKCRRNPRVYASNSLIPDRFPGSYLDNFSHPPRFSSPYSWSVSPIPPPPLVQENFNFTLPQTLGLNLNLQGFNNLDSTFHCSTNHSLIYSSSSTSSSSPSPSATTEEIQCMEPPASVAEFEDSGLHPVMDDKEIAEIRSIGDQHQMEWDDTLNLVNSAWWFKFLKEMEITPENQSVQDFVNYPFDEVMEFPAWLNTAEHGNDFCSDNYFEDPALPCMDIEEIEGMDGDWLASA; this is encoded by the exons ATGAGGGGGGAAG GTGCTTACATTCGAAATCTTGTTAAACAGTTatcatcctcttcctcttcaCGAACCAAAGAATCATCCAGTTCCAGCTTAGAGGGAGATGGAGATGGGAATTCGAGCAACGGAAGCTTGTTTGGAAATAGTTGTGATGGCTTTTCTGATCAGAAACGAGAAAAATCCCCTCCGCCGCCTCAACCACACAAAAAGAAAGTAAGGAGACGGCTGCATACCAGCAGACCTTATCAAGAAAGGCTGCTAAATATGGCTGAAGCGCGGCGAGAAATCGTCACTGCCCTTAAGTTTCATAGAGCATCTATGAAAAAAGCCAGTGAACAACAGCTGCTGCAGCAGAAAATGGAAGTAAGGTCTGAAACTCCGCTCTTTGAGTCTTCATctcatcatttttctttagaaCATGAAGACAAATTGAAGTGCAGGAGAAATCCAAGAGTTTATGCTTCAAATTCCTTAATTCCTGATAGATTCCCAGGTAGTTATCTTGATAATTTCTCCCATCCACCGAGATTTTCTTCTCCTTATTCTTGGTCCGTTTCTCCtattccaccaccaccacttgtCCAAGAGAATTTCAACTTCACACTGCCCCAAACACTTGGCCTCAATCTTAATCTTCAAGGATTTAACAACTTGGACTCCACTTTCCACTGCAGTACAAATCATTCATTAATTTACTCATCCTCATCAACCTCTTCctcttccccttccccttcaGCCACCACCGAGGAGATTCAATGCATGGAACCACCAGCTTCAGTGGCAGAGTTTGAAGATTCTGGGTTGCATCCAGTGATGGATGATAAGGAGATTGCTGAGATCAGGTCAATTGGGGACCAACACCAGATGGAATGGGATGATACTTTGAATTTGGTGAATTCAGCTTGGTGGTTCAAATTCTTGAAGGAAATGGAAATCACACCTGAGAATCAGAGCGTTCAGGATTTCGTGAACTACCCATTTGATGAAGTCATGGAGTTCCCAGCCTGGCTCAATACGGCTGAGCATGGCAATGATTTTTGCTCAGACAATTACTTTGAAGATCCTGCTTTGCCGTG catggatattgaagaaattgaagggATGGATGGTGACTGGTTAGCCTCTGCCTGA
- the LOC125212241 gene encoding uncharacterized protein LOC125212241 isoform X5 produces MRGKSSLSMSKNGGVETERLETLNEPHLSGAYIRNLVKQLSSSSSSRTKESSSSSLEGDGDGNSSNGSLFGNSCDGFSDQKREKSPPPPQPHKKKVRRRLHTSRPYQERLLNMAEARREIVTALKFHRASMKKASEQQLLQQKMEVRSETPLFESSSHHFSLEHEDKLKCRRNPRVYASNSLIPDRFPATTEEIQCMEPPASVAEFEDSGLHPVMDDKEIAEIRSIGDQHQMEWDDTLNLVNSAWWFKFLKEMEITPENQSVQDFVNYPFDEVMEFPAWLNTAEHGNDFCSDNYFEDPALPCMDIEEIEGMDGDWLASA; encoded by the exons ATGAGGGGTAAATCTTCGTTGTCAATGTCTAAAAATGGTGGAGTAGAAACTGAGAGGCTTGAGACACTGAATGAGCCCCATTTGTCAGGTGCTTACATTCGAAATCTTGTTAAACAGTTatcatcctcttcctcttcaCGAACCAAAGAATCATCCAGTTCCAGCTTAGAGGGAGATGGAGATGGGAATTCGAGCAACGGAAGCTTGTTTGGAAATAGTTGTGATGGCTTTTCTGATCAGAAACGAGAAAAATCCCCTCCGCCGCCTCAACCACACAAAAAGAAAGTAAGGAGACGGCTGCATACCAGCAGACCTTATCAAGAAAGGCTGCTAAATATGGCTGAAGCGCGGCGAGAAATCGTCACTGCCCTTAAGTTTCATAGAGCATCTATGAAAAAAGCCAGTGAACAACAGCTGCTGCAGCAGAAAATGGAAGTAAGGTCTGAAACTCCGCTCTTTGAGTCTTCATctcatcatttttctttagaaCATGAAGACAAATTGAAGTGCAGGAGAAATCCAAGAGTTTATGCTTCAAATTCCTTAATTCCTGATAGATTCCCAG CCACCACCGAGGAGATTCAATGCATGGAACCACCAGCTTCAGTGGCAGAGTTTGAAGATTCTGGGTTGCATCCAGTGATGGATGATAAGGAGATTGCTGAGATCAGGTCAATTGGGGACCAACACCAGATGGAATGGGATGATACTTTGAATTTGGTGAATTCAGCTTGGTGGTTCAAATTCTTGAAGGAAATGGAAATCACACCTGAGAATCAGAGCGTTCAGGATTTCGTGAACTACCCATTTGATGAAGTCATGGAGTTCCCAGCCTGGCTCAATACGGCTGAGCATGGCAATGATTTTTGCTCAGACAATTACTTTGAAGATCCTGCTTTGCCGTG catggatattgaagaaattgaagggATGGATGGTGACTGGTTAGCCTCTGCCTGA
- the LOC125212241 gene encoding uncharacterized protein LOC125212241 isoform X6 encodes MRGKSSLSMSKNGGVETERLETLNEPHLSGAYIRNLVKQLSSSSSSRTKESSSSSLEGDGDGNSSNGSLFGNSCDGFSDQKREKSPPPPQPHKKKVRRRLHTSRPYQERLLNMAEARREIVTALKFHRASMKKASEQQLLQQKMEVRRNPRVYASNSLIPDRFPATTEEIQCMEPPASVAEFEDSGLHPVMDDKEIAEIRSIGDQHQMEWDDTLNLVNSAWWFKFLKEMEITPENQSVQDFVNYPFDEVMEFPAWLNTAEHGNDFCSDNYFEDPALPCMDIEEIEGMDGDWLASA; translated from the exons ATGAGGGGTAAATCTTCGTTGTCAATGTCTAAAAATGGTGGAGTAGAAACTGAGAGGCTTGAGACACTGAATGAGCCCCATTTGTCAGGTGCTTACATTCGAAATCTTGTTAAACAGTTatcatcctcttcctcttcaCGAACCAAAGAATCATCCAGTTCCAGCTTAGAGGGAGATGGAGATGGGAATTCGAGCAACGGAAGCTTGTTTGGAAATAGTTGTGATGGCTTTTCTGATCAGAAACGAGAAAAATCCCCTCCGCCGCCTCAACCACACAAAAAGAAAGTAAGGAGACGGCTGCATACCAGCAGACCTTATCAAGAAAGGCTGCTAAATATGGCTGAAGCGCGGCGAGAAATCGTCACTGCCCTTAAGTTTCATAGAGCATCTATGAAAAAAGCCAGTGAACAACAGCTGCTGCAGCAGAAAATGGAAGTAAG GAGAAATCCAAGAGTTTATGCTTCAAATTCCTTAATTCCTGATAGATTCCCAG CCACCACCGAGGAGATTCAATGCATGGAACCACCAGCTTCAGTGGCAGAGTTTGAAGATTCTGGGTTGCATCCAGTGATGGATGATAAGGAGATTGCTGAGATCAGGTCAATTGGGGACCAACACCAGATGGAATGGGATGATACTTTGAATTTGGTGAATTCAGCTTGGTGGTTCAAATTCTTGAAGGAAATGGAAATCACACCTGAGAATCAGAGCGTTCAGGATTTCGTGAACTACCCATTTGATGAAGTCATGGAGTTCCCAGCCTGGCTCAATACGGCTGAGCATGGCAATGATTTTTGCTCAGACAATTACTTTGAAGATCCTGCTTTGCCGTG catggatattgaagaaattgaagggATGGATGGTGACTGGTTAGCCTCTGCCTGA
- the LOC125212241 gene encoding uncharacterized protein LOC125212241 isoform X2: MRGKSSLSMSKNGGVETERLETLNEPHLSGAYIRNLVKQLSSSSSSRTKESSSSSLEGDGDGNSSNGSLFGNSCDGFSDQKREKSPPPPQPHKKKVRRRLHTSRPYQERLLNMAEARREIVTALKFHRASMKKASEQQLLQQKMEVRRNPRVYASNSLIPDRFPGSYLDNFSHPPRFSSPYSWSVSPIPPPPLVQENFNFTLPQTLGLNLNLQGFNNLDSTFHCSTNHSLIYSSSSTSSSSPSPSATTEEIQCMEPPASVAEFEDSGLHPVMDDKEIAEIRSIGDQHQMEWDDTLNLVNSAWWFKFLKEMEITPENQSVQDFVNYPFDEVMEFPAWLNTAEHGNDFCSDNYFEDPALPCMDIEEIEGMDGDWLASA; this comes from the exons ATGAGGGGTAAATCTTCGTTGTCAATGTCTAAAAATGGTGGAGTAGAAACTGAGAGGCTTGAGACACTGAATGAGCCCCATTTGTCAGGTGCTTACATTCGAAATCTTGTTAAACAGTTatcatcctcttcctcttcaCGAACCAAAGAATCATCCAGTTCCAGCTTAGAGGGAGATGGAGATGGGAATTCGAGCAACGGAAGCTTGTTTGGAAATAGTTGTGATGGCTTTTCTGATCAGAAACGAGAAAAATCCCCTCCGCCGCCTCAACCACACAAAAAGAAAGTAAGGAGACGGCTGCATACCAGCAGACCTTATCAAGAAAGGCTGCTAAATATGGCTGAAGCGCGGCGAGAAATCGTCACTGCCCTTAAGTTTCATAGAGCATCTATGAAAAAAGCCAGTGAACAACAGCTGCTGCAGCAGAAAATGGAAGTAAG GAGAAATCCAAGAGTTTATGCTTCAAATTCCTTAATTCCTGATAGATTCCCAGGTAGTTATCTTGATAATTTCTCCCATCCACCGAGATTTTCTTCTCCTTATTCTTGGTCCGTTTCTCCtattccaccaccaccacttgtCCAAGAGAATTTCAACTTCACACTGCCCCAAACACTTGGCCTCAATCTTAATCTTCAAGGATTTAACAACTTGGACTCCACTTTCCACTGCAGTACAAATCATTCATTAATTTACTCATCCTCATCAACCTCTTCctcttccccttccccttcaGCCACCACCGAGGAGATTCAATGCATGGAACCACCAGCTTCAGTGGCAGAGTTTGAAGATTCTGGGTTGCATCCAGTGATGGATGATAAGGAGATTGCTGAGATCAGGTCAATTGGGGACCAACACCAGATGGAATGGGATGATACTTTGAATTTGGTGAATTCAGCTTGGTGGTTCAAATTCTTGAAGGAAATGGAAATCACACCTGAGAATCAGAGCGTTCAGGATTTCGTGAACTACCCATTTGATGAAGTCATGGAGTTCCCAGCCTGGCTCAATACGGCTGAGCATGGCAATGATTTTTGCTCAGACAATTACTTTGAAGATCCTGCTTTGCCGTG catggatattgaagaaattgaagggATGGATGGTGACTGGTTAGCCTCTGCCTGA
- the LOC125212241 gene encoding uncharacterized protein LOC125212241 isoform X1, with amino-acid sequence MRGKSSLSMSKNGGVETERLETLNEPHLSGAYIRNLVKQLSSSSSSRTKESSSSSLEGDGDGNSSNGSLFGNSCDGFSDQKREKSPPPPQPHKKKVRRRLHTSRPYQERLLNMAEARREIVTALKFHRASMKKASEQQLLQQKMEVRSETPLFESSSHHFSLEHEDKLKCRRNPRVYASNSLIPDRFPGSYLDNFSHPPRFSSPYSWSVSPIPPPPLVQENFNFTLPQTLGLNLNLQGFNNLDSTFHCSTNHSLIYSSSSTSSSSPSPSATTEEIQCMEPPASVAEFEDSGLHPVMDDKEIAEIRSIGDQHQMEWDDTLNLVNSAWWFKFLKEMEITPENQSVQDFVNYPFDEVMEFPAWLNTAEHGNDFCSDNYFEDPALPCMDIEEIEGMDGDWLASA; translated from the exons ATGAGGGGTAAATCTTCGTTGTCAATGTCTAAAAATGGTGGAGTAGAAACTGAGAGGCTTGAGACACTGAATGAGCCCCATTTGTCAGGTGCTTACATTCGAAATCTTGTTAAACAGTTatcatcctcttcctcttcaCGAACCAAAGAATCATCCAGTTCCAGCTTAGAGGGAGATGGAGATGGGAATTCGAGCAACGGAAGCTTGTTTGGAAATAGTTGTGATGGCTTTTCTGATCAGAAACGAGAAAAATCCCCTCCGCCGCCTCAACCACACAAAAAGAAAGTAAGGAGACGGCTGCATACCAGCAGACCTTATCAAGAAAGGCTGCTAAATATGGCTGAAGCGCGGCGAGAAATCGTCACTGCCCTTAAGTTTCATAGAGCATCTATGAAAAAAGCCAGTGAACAACAGCTGCTGCAGCAGAAAATGGAAGTAAGGTCTGAAACTCCGCTCTTTGAGTCTTCATctcatcatttttctttagaaCATGAAGACAAATTGAAGTGCAGGAGAAATCCAAGAGTTTATGCTTCAAATTCCTTAATTCCTGATAGATTCCCAGGTAGTTATCTTGATAATTTCTCCCATCCACCGAGATTTTCTTCTCCTTATTCTTGGTCCGTTTCTCCtattccaccaccaccacttgtCCAAGAGAATTTCAACTTCACACTGCCCCAAACACTTGGCCTCAATCTTAATCTTCAAGGATTTAACAACTTGGACTCCACTTTCCACTGCAGTACAAATCATTCATTAATTTACTCATCCTCATCAACCTCTTCctcttccccttccccttcaGCCACCACCGAGGAGATTCAATGCATGGAACCACCAGCTTCAGTGGCAGAGTTTGAAGATTCTGGGTTGCATCCAGTGATGGATGATAAGGAGATTGCTGAGATCAGGTCAATTGGGGACCAACACCAGATGGAATGGGATGATACTTTGAATTTGGTGAATTCAGCTTGGTGGTTCAAATTCTTGAAGGAAATGGAAATCACACCTGAGAATCAGAGCGTTCAGGATTTCGTGAACTACCCATTTGATGAAGTCATGGAGTTCCCAGCCTGGCTCAATACGGCTGAGCATGGCAATGATTTTTGCTCAGACAATTACTTTGAAGATCCTGCTTTGCCGTG catggatattgaagaaattgaagggATGGATGGTGACTGGTTAGCCTCTGCCTGA
- the LOC125212241 gene encoding uncharacterized protein LOC125212241 isoform X7, whose protein sequence is MAEARREIVTALKFHRASMKKASEQQLLQQKMEVRSETPLFESSSHHFSLEHEDKLKCRRNPRVYASNSLIPDRFPGSYLDNFSHPPRFSSPYSWSVSPIPPPPLVQENFNFTLPQTLGLNLNLQGFNNLDSTFHCSTNHSLIYSSSSTSSSSPSPSATTEEIQCMEPPASVAEFEDSGLHPVMDDKEIAEIRSIGDQHQMEWDDTLNLVNSAWWFKFLKEMEITPENQSVQDFVNYPFDEVMEFPAWLNTAEHGNDFCSDNYFEDPALPCMDIEEIEGMDGDWLASA, encoded by the exons ATGGCTGAAGCGCGGCGAGAAATCGTCACTGCCCTTAAGTTTCATAGAGCATCTATGAAAAAAGCCAGTGAACAACAGCTGCTGCAGCAGAAAATGGAAGTAAGGTCTGAAACTCCGCTCTTTGAGTCTTCATctcatcatttttctttagaaCATGAAGACAAATTGAAGTGCAGGAGAAATCCAAGAGTTTATGCTTCAAATTCCTTAATTCCTGATAGATTCCCAGGTAGTTATCTTGATAATTTCTCCCATCCACCGAGATTTTCTTCTCCTTATTCTTGGTCCGTTTCTCCtattccaccaccaccacttgtCCAAGAGAATTTCAACTTCACACTGCCCCAAACACTTGGCCTCAATCTTAATCTTCAAGGATTTAACAACTTGGACTCCACTTTCCACTGCAGTACAAATCATTCATTAATTTACTCATCCTCATCAACCTCTTCctcttccccttccccttcaGCCACCACCGAGGAGATTCAATGCATGGAACCACCAGCTTCAGTGGCAGAGTTTGAAGATTCTGGGTTGCATCCAGTGATGGATGATAAGGAGATTGCTGAGATCAGGTCAATTGGGGACCAACACCAGATGGAATGGGATGATACTTTGAATTTGGTGAATTCAGCTTGGTGGTTCAAATTCTTGAAGGAAATGGAAATCACACCTGAGAATCAGAGCGTTCAGGATTTCGTGAACTACCCATTTGATGAAGTCATGGAGTTCCCAGCCTGGCTCAATACGGCTGAGCATGGCAATGATTTTTGCTCAGACAATTACTTTGAAGATCCTGCTTTGCCGTG catggatattgaagaaattgaagggATGGATGGTGACTGGTTAGCCTCTGCCTGA